The DNA window AAAAGATAATCATGGGTCTGGTTGTTCTGTTTGTCTTCCATTTCTTGAATATagttgttttgtttctctgtcaTGTTTATATTTATTGGCATATGGACATCCAAAAAAGGAGTAGAACCTTggcttatttttaatataaaatttcAATTTTCCAGATATCCTTCCTGTGTTACAGTCACTTTCACCGCTGAAGCCCCGTAAAGTTTGGATTGTGTATTCTGCTGATCACAAGCTCTATGTAGATGTTGTGATGAAGTTTGCTCAATTCCTGATTACAGACTGTGGTACAGAGGTAGTCCTAGACCTCCTGAATGAACGTCAGATATTTGAGATGGGCCCTATATGCTGGCTTACTCGGCAAAAGCATGAAATAGAAAATCTGTCTTCCAAAATTATTATCTTGTGTTCCCGCGGTACCCGTGCAAAATGGCAGGCCATGCTTGGATGTGGGGAAATAGTTGTGTCTCTTAAGCAAGATACCCTGCTGCCATTAGGAGACATGTTCACTCCGGCACTGAATCTAATTCTACCAGACTTTAAGCAGCCAGCTTGCTTTGGCATGTACCTTGTTTGCTATTTTGAGGGCATAAGCAATGAAAAAGATATTCCAGATCCATTCAATGTCACCTCCAAGTACCAACTGATGGACAAGTTTGAGGAAGTTTACTTCCTAATACAGGATTTGGAAAAGTTTGAGCCAGGACGCGTCCATCGGATTCCAGAAATCTCACCTGAAAAGTACATTGAAAGTTCCAGTGGCAGACAACTGAAGGAAGCACTGCAGACATTTCTGAAATGGCAGGCTGAACACCCTGACTGGTTTGAAAGAGAGAACACCTGTTCTGAGGCTGAGGAGGACCTGCAATCCCTGAATGAAGAGCTCTCTGAGGCATTAATACCCGTCAGGGAAGGAATTCTGAAAAATCATCTGCTTCCACAAGAACCTGATCCTAATAACTGTTACTTGATCAACCTATTGGCCAGTGAGGGTGAATTGGGAGCCTGTAAATTGTTGCCCCAGCATGTATCACAAGAAGATTTAGCATTCCAGACCCTTGTCATTCCTGCTGACGAGATCTCTGAGATTCAGCAGGTAATGCCTGTTGACCTTGCAAAGGAGCAAGAAATACTTAGCCATCAACTGTTGACCAATGAAGACTGGCTGGAAAGAATGCCTATGATAGCAACTAGCATCCCAAAGAGGAACAGTGTCATTCTTCAAGAAGATGTATCCTCAGGTCCCCAGCCCCTGCCAGCTAATGTGAGGCAGCAGCTAAAGGGATTAATGTACTCTCTGTATCAACAAAGTGTTATTCCATCTGATCCACCTTTTTGCCAAGAAGGTGTTAATGAGCAGCAGGGCTTGGTTTTTGATGAGTCATGCAAAGTTCAAAGACAATCAGTGCAGTCAGACCAGGGTTACATTTCAAGGTGTTCTCCTCTGCCTTCTGATAGTCCtgtagaggaagaggaagaagaccaAGCACAGGAAGGGCATGAGTCTGCTGGATCCCTCTCACCAAATGTACTGGACAGTCTTAAAAGTCTTCAGCAACAACTGCTTTTCCAGGATATTCAAATGAACTTCAGCTAGAATAAGATGGGAGGGAAGATGGAGATGCCATCACTCTCTGCCTGGATCTCATTCAGTGATTTTCTAGAAGGACTGTTGGTTTTGATTACAGGATTCTGGATATCCTTTGACAACCTGTGTATCCTTATAATACACAGCTTTGTGAAGTCTAATGGGTAGAGGAGGTGACTGTTCTCTGCCATTTGGCAGCTAGGCTAACCTGTTTGCCCATCACTCCTTAGCACTTATCCCATCTGGCTACAGTATTTGTGGACCATCCTTGTGCTTAACTTCTGATAAATTTCATTGGATTATTTGGAATGATGGCATtgtaagagagaaagaagacTCTCTCTTTCTTCGTGGTCTTTGTTGCATTTATACAAAATCAGATTATTACCTAATAGTGTGACTGCATAGTTGATCATTGGAAGAACAAATGCTAAACATAAGCAACCTGTTTTTCAACTTCATTTGTAGCAGTTTTGTAAAATCTTCATCATGTTTTATCCTTTCTTAGTCTTCTTCCTGAATGGAAATGCCCAGCACACTTCAactgtgtttctgtttttatcaTTGAGGTTGTCTTTTTGCTGTGCTCTTTTAGCTCTAGGGAAATGAGATTACACTCAGATTACTGTACATAGTTCTGGTGATCAACCATATGTATTACAAGAGGTTTCTTGGTTTTCTGGCCAATTGTGTAAAATATAACTTTGCTATATTATCAATCTTTTCCAAAATAATCCAAGCATataatgtttctttttcattgctGCTACACACTGAGATGATGTTTGCACTGAACATTTCACAACCACATATTTCCCAAATACTTTTCCTTATTAATTTAccttatttttcgctccataagacacacttttcccccccaaatagtgggggagaaagtatgtgcgtcttatggagagaatacagtaaaaaagggttcaaccactaccacccagaagcctcccactgccatgctgggaggcctctgaactggcaccagagactgcttgctatttggacctcaccattctgcactgctggctttccagggtctgcttcctggagcccacctggaaaaccagcaaggccaacaggcctatggcagcaggcagtgaaaacagccaaggaccaggggaaaccacaaacacagtcccccacttagacAGTAGAtcttcccacatttggggaaatcacaggggtcagcacatccaaagtgcaatagatgagcctcaccctgggaaagccaCTTTGATTATTATGGTatttcccctgccaggtatgagttggaatggcccctgaacctcctgcccctttctgtgccctgtcccccaaaggcatggtgacccccagctgcacctcctgatcagaacagggctgcacagccccagttccgaaagaggccaagagagctactcagtgttttggggtgccccacaggacccccatcaggggctggatgttcctcccacaatcctccagtgcacagatattagcatacctaatatgcagagaaggcagggaaagtggggaaattcaaactttcagttcgtgaagaggctgcttgtctgcttccttgctagtccaagcagttagagagctgggagagagagctgagactgcctggtattgtcattttaaaatgtaaaatttaggttaaaagctgtttgtttggggttagtgcttgggtaaaaaggtgctctgtttgagttgaaacctgcttgtgtagaaacgtgcataccagtacttgctttaaaagctgcctgggaattcagaccagcgccgatcagctgttaggtggggaggggaaaggagcaggagcagagaagagcacaaaatggctgccggctgcctgctggcttttaactgtttggggctcttttttggctgttctggggtctaccaaggcactgtgaagagccagactcagtctacagtacctggtaagtgactttcttttaagttttttaaagtctctgacctttcccccccccccataaaaatgcattaattaattttcaatgcatttctatgggaaatttggattcaacttgcaaacttttcaactagttctgggcatctaatagagaatgtatttccaaagggtgttgcagcaaggaaactaactgcctcgtgacttctaactggattacagtacctgcttcctgatttcagctactatagtttgtattcagtttttttggctcatcaagaacattgttcatggctttgtgtggcctaacctgttgtgccttgcatgctataaacgttcaattatgtcagaaaatggagatttggtcttatgctgagcatgtgctactgctggtgaatgggatcaggttaagctttgtgttgctgttcttttgcataacctaaagtaaataaggaaaaccacctgttaaatagtttaattccactatttatcctccacacaactaaaagggacctctcaatgcagtgccaaatcagacaaaccatttctaacttaatataggcttgagctgtagctgggcagagttgcacaacaatctcatctgtcattgagacatttctataagcatggggaggaggtggatgaaaggaaatgtacaaTATAGGTAGAGTGTTAtgggtcttatcactggctgataatggtctatatgtacttgaattaaatttatggtacacaaat is part of the Pogona vitticeps strain Pit_001003342236 chromosome 5, PviZW2.1, whole genome shotgun sequence genome and encodes:
- the IL17RA gene encoding interleukin-17 receptor A isoform X3, encoding MDQSWFQYLRWTPSAPSSLSVNINTYRDEEGKLFPVLKIEWKVATDASIQYLRGAELTVLQVSTNRQLCVQFDFQDSLSFQVHPKDGGRWHFSFNQFQVQPGQMYNVTVHHLPKLSTVGDDNSKSRSFRVPDCTDSIMKTTAPCVEIAIFSSGSLWEPRINGISLPDDSVLVSFNPAVEAISYFIQVISFQEDGNECKRTTKQISEEGLQQRLNVTVKLERNLKSCCKYQVEIQPFFIACDTDCMRHSGSIPCPQPTIGNTPTNKTDHLSVALPLALTLICILLVGSAVTLAICMARKQKVTNSRTSNTDGPEDDILPVLQSLSPLKPRKVWIVYSADHKLYVDVVMKFAQFLITDCGTEVVLDLLNERQIFEMGPICWLTRQKHEIENLSSKIIILCSRGTRAKWQAMLGCGEIVVSLKQDTLLPLGDMFTPALNLILPDFKQPACFGMYLVCYFEGISNEKDIPDPFNVTSKYQLMDKFEEVYFLIQDLEKFEPGRVHRIPEISPEKYIESSSGRQLKEALQTFLKWQAEHPDWFERENTCSEAEEDLQSLNEELSEALIPVREGILKNHLLPQEPDPNNCYLINLLASEGELGACKLLPQHVSQEDLAFQTLVIPADEISEIQQVMPVDLAKEQEILSHQLLTNEDWLERMPMIATSIPKRNSVILQEDVSSGPQPLPANVRQQLKGLMYSLYQQSVIPSDPPFCQEGVNEQQGLVFDESCKVQRQSVQSDQGYISRCSPLPSDSPVEEEEEDQAQEGHESAGSLSPNVLDSLKSLQQQLLFQDIQMNFS
- the IL17RA gene encoding interleukin-17 receptor A isoform X1; its protein translation is MRKAAWVPSLLLLGLLPVVPGLRLLLSHPSQYNCSQPGLRCDVRNSGCMDQSWFQYLRWTPSAPSSLSVNINTYRDEEGKLFPVLKIEWKVATDASIQYLRGAELTVLQVSTNRQLCVQFDFQDSLSFQVHPKDGGRWHFSFNQFQVQPGQMYNVTVHHLPKLSTVGDDNSKSRSFRVPDCTDSIMKTTAPCVEIAIFSSGSLWEPRINGISLPDDSVLVSFNPAVEAISYFIQVISFQEDGNECKRTTKQISEEGLQQRLNVTVKLERNLKSCCKYQVEIQPFFIACDTDCMRHSGSIPCPQPTIGNTPTNKTDHLSVALPLALTLICILLVGSAVTLAICMARKQKVTNSRTSNTDGPEDDILPVLQSLSPLKPRKVWIVYSADHKLYVDVVMKFAQFLITDCGTEVVLDLLNERQIFEMGPICWLTRQKHEIENLSSKIIILCSRGTRAKWQAMLGCGEIVVSLKQDTLLPLGDMFTPALNLILPDFKQPACFGMYLVCYFEGISNEKDIPDPFNVTSKYQLMDKFEEVYFLIQDLEKFEPGRVHRIPEISPEKYIESSSGRQLKEALQTFLKWQAEHPDWFERENTCSEAEEDLQSLNEELSEALIPVREGILKNHLLPQEPDPNNCYLINLLASEGELGACKLLPQHVSQEDLAFQTLVIPADEISEIQQVMPVDLAKEQEILSHQLLTNEDWLERMPMIATSIPKRNSVILQEDVSSGPQPLPANVRQQLKGLMYSLYQQSVIPSDPPFCQEGVNEQQGLVFDESCKVQRQSVQSDQGYISRCSPLPSDSPVEEEEEDQAQEGHESAGSLSPNVLDSLKSLQQQLLFQDIQMNFS
- the IL17RA gene encoding interleukin-17 receptor A isoform X2 encodes the protein MRKAAWVPSLLLLGLLPVVPGLRLLLSHPSQYNCSQPGLRCDVRNSGCMDQSWFQYLRWTPSAPSSLSVNINTYRDEEGKLFPVLKIEWKVATDASIQYLRGAELTVLQVSTNRQLCVQFDFQDSLSFQVHPKDGGRWHFSFNQFQVQPGQMYNVTVHHLPKLSTVGDDNSKSRSFRVPDCTDSIMKTTAPCVEIGSLWEPRINGISLPDDSVLVSFNPAVEAISYFIQVISFQEDGNECKRTTKQISEEGLQQRLNVTVKLERNLKSCCKYQVEIQPFFIACDTDCMRHSGSIPCPQPTIGNTPTNKTDHLSVALPLALTLICILLVGSAVTLAICMARKQKVTNSRTSNTDGPEDDILPVLQSLSPLKPRKVWIVYSADHKLYVDVVMKFAQFLITDCGTEVVLDLLNERQIFEMGPICWLTRQKHEIENLSSKIIILCSRGTRAKWQAMLGCGEIVVSLKQDTLLPLGDMFTPALNLILPDFKQPACFGMYLVCYFEGISNEKDIPDPFNVTSKYQLMDKFEEVYFLIQDLEKFEPGRVHRIPEISPEKYIESSSGRQLKEALQTFLKWQAEHPDWFERENTCSEAEEDLQSLNEELSEALIPVREGILKNHLLPQEPDPNNCYLINLLASEGELGACKLLPQHVSQEDLAFQTLVIPADEISEIQQVMPVDLAKEQEILSHQLLTNEDWLERMPMIATSIPKRNSVILQEDVSSGPQPLPANVRQQLKGLMYSLYQQSVIPSDPPFCQEGVNEQQGLVFDESCKVQRQSVQSDQGYISRCSPLPSDSPVEEEEEDQAQEGHESAGSLSPNVLDSLKSLQQQLLFQDIQMNFS